From Parasphaerochaeta coccoides DSM 17374, a single genomic window includes:
- a CDS encoding outer membrane beta-barrel protein, which yields MKKKVISLALMLVVATSILMAASSWVGINGTYELISMGKEFDAGNMKADKAGNFMGLRLNNGFFADNGLGGIVDASLLFHLEDTKAVKWDSSYSIYVGPAYRLDLTDTLGVYGSLGFSMRKYSKTLATVLQQDQKGSMTHLGLGAQAAAQMKMSKNLLLTGGVQAGFHFSVTAQATGWLNSKPQKHDTNSFTVAPFIGIAYAP from the coding sequence TTGCATTGATGCTTGTTGTGGCTACTTCCATCCTGATGGCTGCAAGCTCCTGGGTAGGAATCAACGGTACCTATGAATTGATATCCATGGGCAAGGAATTTGACGCCGGGAATATGAAGGCCGACAAGGCAGGAAATTTCATGGGTTTGCGCCTGAACAACGGATTCTTTGCTGATAATGGTCTGGGAGGGATTGTGGATGCATCACTTCTTTTCCACCTTGAAGATACGAAAGCCGTGAAATGGGATTCTTCGTATTCCATCTATGTAGGACCCGCATATCGGTTAGACCTTACGGACACCCTGGGCGTATATGGAAGCCTTGGTTTTTCCATGAGGAAATATAGCAAGACCCTTGCCACTGTTCTACAACAGGATCAGAAGGGTTCAATGACCCATCTTGGTCTTGGCGCCCAGGCTGCTGCCCAGATGAAGATGAGCAAGAATCTGTTGCTGACCGGGGGAGTCCAAGCTGGCTTCCATTTTTCCGTGACGGCACAAGCAACCGGATGGCTTAACTCCAAGCCCCAGAAGCATGATACCAATTCCTTCACTGTTGCGCCTTTCATTGGTATTGCATACGCCCCGTAG
- the rlmB gene encoding 23S rRNA (guanosine(2251)-2'-O)-methyltransferase RlmB, whose product MGEKITGAHAIEEALKQASAGSTLYIQRGMGEKGARLERLAQLTGRVAVKKLSAAELDRMVPGIDHRGAVMDLGSVRRGGGRANTTTVEDFLGSLEEGKDSLVMVLDGITDPHNLGAILRSADQFGVDLVVVPERRSAQANETVARVSSGASQYVPTAVVTNITSTLTMMKDHGFWIYGADMNGESSETIEFTGRCIIVMGSEGDGMSRLVRENCDFIVSIPMQGHIDSLNVSVAAGILMYEARRQRRALPGEKGSRT is encoded by the coding sequence ATGGGAGAAAAGATTACCGGCGCACATGCTATAGAGGAGGCCTTGAAGCAAGCTTCGGCAGGTTCCACGCTTTATATCCAGAGAGGCATGGGAGAAAAAGGCGCCCGGCTTGAGCGTCTTGCGCAGTTGACCGGTCGTGTAGCTGTAAAAAAGCTGTCGGCAGCCGAGCTGGACAGGATGGTTCCCGGAATAGACCACCGTGGAGCGGTCATGGATCTTGGCAGCGTGCGCCGTGGCGGCGGGCGGGCGAACACGACGACCGTTGAGGACTTCCTTGGCTCTTTGGAAGAAGGGAAGGATTCTTTGGTCATGGTTCTTGATGGTATCACCGATCCTCACAACCTTGGAGCCATACTCCGCAGTGCCGATCAATTCGGCGTTGATTTGGTAGTTGTACCAGAACGGCGCAGTGCTCAGGCGAACGAGACTGTCGCCCGTGTTTCCAGCGGAGCTTCCCAATATGTGCCAACTGCGGTGGTGACCAACATCACATCCACCCTTACCATGATGAAAGATCATGGATTCTGGATTTACGGTGCTGACATGAACGGCGAATCATCCGAGACAATTGAATTTACTGGAAGATGCATCATAGTAATGGGAAGTGAAGGGGATGGGATGAGTCGTCTTGTCCGTGAAAACTGTGATTTCATCGTCTCCATCCCCATGCAGGGACACATAGACAGCCTGAATGTATCAGTCGCTGCTGGCATCCTCATGTATGAAGCAAGACGCCAGAGACGAGCTCTGCCGGGGGAAAAGGGTTCCCGGACATAA
- the dnaJ gene encoding molecular chaperone DnaJ: protein MAKRDYYEVLGVAKGATDDEIKKAYRKLAIANHPDKNPGDKAAEERFKEASEAYEILSDPKKRQAYDQFGFAGVDGNAGAGNYSNVYRDFGDIFGGMGGFGDIFDSFFGGGGRSAGGSRASRGPEPGQSLRHDVSIPFKEAVFGTSIEFTYARHVACDACHGTGGKGGHANQKVCPTCHGMGQVHRSSGFFTVATPCPDCQGTGHIIDNPCPECSGTGLKRKQQTLKVTIPPGVDTGSRIRLNGMGDAAPRGGVPGDLYVYVNVRDHKFFSREGSDLACQIPVSFTQAALGAEIAVPTVDDGVVKVTIPAGIQNGKILRVRGYGVPKGRSTDSRGDMYLKIVVETPKKLSMKAKALMKQLSEAMGEETAPTPMPLDKD, encoded by the coding sequence GTGGCAAAAAGGGATTATTATGAAGTCCTTGGCGTGGCTAAGGGCGCGACGGACGATGAAATCAAGAAAGCCTATCGGAAGCTGGCAATTGCCAACCATCCGGACAAGAATCCTGGCGACAAAGCCGCTGAGGAACGTTTCAAGGAAGCCAGTGAAGCTTATGAGATACTGAGCGATCCCAAGAAACGCCAGGCATACGACCAATTTGGATTCGCCGGAGTAGATGGTAACGCCGGAGCTGGAAATTATTCCAATGTCTATCGCGACTTTGGGGATATCTTCGGTGGCATGGGGGGCTTCGGGGACATCTTCGACAGCTTTTTCGGCGGTGGCGGTCGTTCTGCCGGTGGCAGCCGGGCATCCCGTGGACCAGAGCCGGGGCAGAGTCTCCGTCATGATGTTTCCATCCCTTTCAAGGAGGCGGTTTTCGGAACATCCATCGAATTTACCTATGCCCGCCATGTTGCCTGTGATGCCTGTCATGGTACGGGAGGCAAGGGGGGTCATGCCAACCAGAAGGTATGTCCGACATGCCATGGGATGGGGCAGGTTCACCGCAGCAGTGGCTTCTTCACTGTCGCTACGCCTTGTCCGGACTGTCAGGGAACAGGTCATATCATTGATAACCCCTGTCCTGAGTGCAGTGGTACCGGATTGAAAAGAAAGCAACAGACATTGAAAGTCACCATTCCTCCTGGAGTGGATACGGGCAGCCGCATCCGTCTGAACGGGATGGGTGACGCGGCTCCACGGGGTGGTGTGCCGGGGGATCTGTATGTGTATGTCAATGTGCGGGATCATAAGTTCTTCTCACGTGAAGGTTCCGACCTTGCCTGTCAAATACCTGTTTCATTCACGCAAGCCGCCCTTGGCGCGGAGATAGCAGTTCCGACCGTGGATGATGGAGTGGTGAAGGTGACGATTCCTGCGGGAATACAGAATGGAAAGATACTACGGGTTCGTGGCTACGGAGTTCCCAAAGGACGTTCTACCGACTCACGGGGTGACATGTATCTGAAAATTGTGGTGGAGACCCCGAAAAAGTTGAGCATGAAGGCGAAAGCCCTTATGAAGCAATTATCAGAAGCAATGGGGGAGGAGACGGCTCCAACACCCATGCCGCTTGACAAGGATTGA
- the dnaK gene encoding molecular chaperone DnaK: MARIIGIDLGTTNSCVAIMDGKEPMVIANSEGQRTTPSVVGFTSKGDRLVGQPAKNQIVTNAENTVYSIKRFMGRKYHEVPDELGTIPYKVVTGPNDEIRVDIRGTLHSPQEISALILQKMKKTAEDYLGAPVTEAVITVPAYFNDAQRQATKDAGKIAGLEVKRIVNEPTAAALAYGFGKGSNKEEKIAVYDLGGGTFDISILELGDGVFEVKSTNGDTHLGGDNFDQRIIEWMINEFKAGTGVDLSRDTMALQRLKEAAEKAKIELSASSQTEINLPFITADASGPKHLQMSLTRARFEQMVSDLIERTKQPCLNALRDAGLKAADIDEVILVGGSTRVPAVQETVRALFGKEPHKGVNPDEVVAMGAAIQGGILGGDVKDVLLLDVTPLSLGIETLGGVMTRLIERNTTIPTHKSQIFSTAADSQTAVSIHVLQGEREMAGQNRTLGNFDLVGIPAAPRGVPQIEVSFDIDANGIVHVSAKDLGTGKEQKIRIESSSGLSESEIDKMVKEAETHAAEDKRERARIDARNEADGLVYSTEKSLKEYGDKVSADDKAKIEAALSDLKATLQDTSSNAEDLKAKSETLQQAAYKLAEEMYKKTQQQGDPANAGASDAGASSGASSGGKGADGAEDADFEVVD, encoded by the coding sequence ATGGCAAGAATAATAGGTATTGACCTGGGGACGACAAACTCCTGCGTAGCCATCATGGATGGCAAGGAACCTATGGTCATAGCCAACTCGGAAGGACAGCGCACTACACCTTCTGTCGTTGGTTTTACCTCCAAAGGCGACCGCCTCGTCGGTCAGCCCGCAAAGAACCAGATTGTGACCAATGCAGAAAATACAGTGTACTCCATCAAAAGGTTCATGGGTCGGAAGTACCATGAAGTACCCGATGAGCTTGGTACCATCCCGTATAAAGTGGTCACCGGACCGAATGATGAGATTCGCGTGGACATCCGCGGAACCCTGCATTCCCCACAGGAGATTTCCGCCCTGATCCTCCAGAAAATGAAGAAGACTGCCGAAGACTATCTGGGGGCTCCGGTAACAGAAGCAGTCATTACGGTTCCGGCGTATTTCAATGATGCCCAGCGTCAGGCTACGAAGGATGCTGGAAAGATAGCTGGTCTTGAAGTAAAGAGGATTGTCAACGAGCCTACCGCCGCCGCTCTTGCGTATGGGTTTGGCAAAGGCTCGAACAAGGAAGAAAAAATCGCTGTCTACGACTTGGGCGGCGGTACGTTCGACATATCCATCCTGGAATTGGGAGATGGTGTCTTTGAAGTAAAGAGTACCAACGGTGACACCCACCTTGGCGGAGACAACTTTGACCAGCGCATCATAGAGTGGATGATCAATGAATTCAAGGCGGGAACCGGCGTTGACCTGTCCAGGGATACAATGGCTCTGCAACGTTTGAAGGAAGCGGCTGAGAAAGCAAAGATTGAACTGTCTGCGTCTTCCCAGACTGAAATCAACCTGCCGTTCATCACTGCGGACGCTTCCGGGCCGAAACATCTCCAGATGTCCTTGACCCGCGCCCGTTTCGAGCAAATGGTTTCTGACCTCATTGAGAGAACCAAGCAGCCCTGCCTGAATGCTTTGAGAGATGCAGGACTGAAGGCGGCGGATATTGATGAAGTCATTCTGGTCGGAGGATCGACCCGTGTGCCGGCCGTGCAGGAAACAGTCCGTGCCCTGTTCGGCAAGGAGCCGCACAAAGGCGTGAACCCTGATGAAGTCGTCGCAATGGGTGCTGCAATCCAGGGGGGTATCCTGGGCGGGGATGTCAAGGATGTCCTTCTGTTGGATGTCACGCCGCTTTCGTTGGGCATAGAGACCCTTGGCGGAGTCATGACCCGGCTGATTGAGCGCAATACGACCATCCCGACCCATAAGAGTCAGATTTTCTCCACTGCGGCTGATAGCCAGACTGCCGTGAGCATCCACGTTCTCCAGGGAGAGCGCGAGATGGCAGGACAGAACCGCACGCTCGGTAATTTTGACTTGGTCGGCATTCCTGCCGCGCCCCGCGGAGTTCCGCAGATTGAAGTGAGCTTCGATATCGATGCCAATGGTATCGTGCATGTTTCCGCAAAAGACTTGGGAACCGGTAAGGAACAGAAAATACGCATTGAATCGTCTTCGGGATTATCCGAGTCTGAGATTGATAAGATGGTCAAGGAAGCGGAAACCCATGCGGCGGAAGACAAGCGCGAACGCGCCCGCATCGATGCCCGCAATGAAGCGGACGGTTTGGTCTATTCCACGGAGAAGTCCTTGAAGGAGTACGGCGATAAGGTATCCGCTGATGACAAGGCGAAGATTGAGGCGGCTCTTTCCGACCTGAAGGCGACCCTCCAGGATACTTCCTCCAATGCGGAAGACCTCAAGGCAAAGAGCGAAACGCTCCAGCAGGCTGCCTATAAGCTGGCGGAGGAGATGTACAAGAAGACGCAGCAGCAGGGAGACCCGGCGAACGCCGGAGCTTCCGACGCCGGAGCGTCCTCAGGTGCTTCTTCCGGTGGAAAAGGTGCTGATGGCGCTGAAGATGCTGACTTTGAAGTTGTAGACTGA
- the grpE gene encoding nucleotide exchange factor GrpE: MSKGGKSAGDAKPRVRKDDGVTEEIAGKEFQAGEEESPTVQETDEALVEDRTAELEAKVVELTKALEEVKDKALRREAEIDNYRKRLIRDKEEAVTYANTRLLGDLIPVLDDLERAISAAETATDVQGIRDGIVLVEQRFRGILMKDWGLEEIEAEGQDFDPNLHEAYLMTESEDCPVEKVAQVFSKGYKMHDRIIRPAKVKVIKPKV; this comes from the coding sequence ATGAGCAAGGGTGGAAAATCTGCTGGAGACGCCAAACCGCGTGTTCGGAAAGATGATGGCGTGACTGAAGAAATAGCTGGCAAAGAATTTCAGGCGGGGGAAGAAGAAAGCCCCACTGTCCAGGAAACCGATGAAGCATTGGTTGAAGACAGGACGGCAGAGCTTGAAGCCAAGGTCGTTGAACTGACAAAGGCATTGGAAGAAGTCAAGGACAAAGCCCTTCGTCGGGAAGCTGAGATTGATAATTACCGCAAGCGGCTCATCCGTGACAAGGAAGAAGCGGTCACCTACGCAAATACCCGTCTCCTTGGAGATTTGATTCCTGTACTCGATGATTTGGAGCGTGCGATCAGTGCCGCCGAAACGGCGACTGATGTACAGGGCATCCGTGATGGGATTGTGTTGGTCGAGCAACGCTTCCGCGGCATCCTTATGAAAGATTGGGGACTTGAGGAAATCGAGGCGGAAGGGCAGGACTTTGATCCGAACCTTCATGAAGCCTACCTGATGACAGAATCCGAGGATTGTCCGGTCGAAAAGGTGGCGCAGGTTTTCTCGAAGGGCTACAAGATGCATGACCGTATCATCCGCCCTGCCAAGGTGAAAGTGATCAAGCCGAAGGTTTGA
- a CDS encoding NAD(P)-dependent malic enzyme, with the protein MMSINLSLDNLEASFPADFTEDQKAAAKTLFYKNLALAAHTFYGGKIQVVPSCGVYGLNWFNAWYTPGVSKISTTIRDDNDTSFALSSRGNMVAVVSDSTRVLGDGDCTPPGGLGVMEGKAMLMKYLGGVDSIPLCIDSRDESGKNSPEKIIDFVKMVQHSVGAVNLEDISQPNCFKVLDELREACDIPVWHDDAQGTACVTLAGLLNALKLTGRSLSDAKIVLLGSGASNSTIARLILADGGDPAKMVVFDTRGGLHADRKDIEADKRYYRKWELCQQTNPKKINDIAEALKGADVLIALSQPGPDTVKKEWIFGMAKDSIVFVCANPVPEIWPYAAHEAGAAIVATGRGDFPNQVNNSVCFPGILKGALIVRARKITDAMAIRCAHSIADFSEKLGISRNNIIATMKETELFAVEAADVAMQAIADGVARVNLTWQQVYDTALADIKASRKLTDDMMKLGHIQEPPQSMLQEALDKAIAEIKKK; encoded by the coding sequence ATCATGAGCATCAACTTATCACTTGACAATCTTGAAGCATCATTTCCCGCGGACTTCACGGAAGACCAGAAGGCGGCAGCAAAAACTCTGTTCTATAAGAATCTGGCTTTGGCAGCACATACCTTCTACGGCGGCAAGATACAGGTCGTGCCTAGCTGCGGGGTGTACGGTCTGAACTGGTTCAACGCGTGGTATACCCCTGGCGTGTCCAAAATCTCCACGACAATCCGGGACGATAATGATACATCCTTTGCTCTGAGCTCCCGTGGAAACATGGTAGCCGTGGTTTCCGACTCCACCCGCGTCCTTGGTGACGGAGACTGTACGCCTCCCGGCGGACTGGGAGTCATGGAAGGAAAGGCAATGCTGATGAAATATCTTGGCGGCGTTGATTCCATCCCCCTTTGTATTGATTCCCGCGATGAATCAGGCAAAAACTCTCCTGAGAAAATCATTGACTTCGTCAAGATGGTTCAGCATTCTGTCGGCGCGGTTAATCTGGAGGACATCAGCCAGCCAAATTGCTTCAAGGTTCTCGACGAGTTGCGCGAAGCCTGTGACATTCCGGTGTGGCACGATGACGCCCAGGGAACAGCCTGCGTCACTCTTGCCGGTCTGCTCAATGCATTGAAACTGACCGGTCGCTCATTGTCTGACGCCAAGATTGTGCTTCTGGGAAGCGGAGCTTCCAACTCCACCATTGCCCGCCTGATTCTGGCTGATGGCGGCGACCCCGCAAAGATGGTTGTCTTCGATACCCGCGGAGGGTTGCATGCTGACCGCAAGGACATTGAGGCTGACAAGCGTTATTACAGGAAATGGGAGCTGTGCCAGCAGACGAATCCCAAGAAAATCAACGATATCGCCGAGGCATTGAAAGGCGCTGATGTACTCATCGCCCTGTCCCAGCCTGGGCCTGATACGGTCAAGAAGGAATGGATTTTCGGCATGGCGAAGGATTCCATTGTCTTTGTCTGCGCAAACCCTGTTCCTGAGATATGGCCTTATGCCGCTCATGAGGCAGGCGCTGCCATCGTGGCGACCGGACGCGGGGATTTCCCCAACCAGGTGAACAATTCCGTCTGTTTCCCTGGCATCCTCAAGGGCGCGTTGATAGTTCGCGCACGCAAGATTACTGATGCCATGGCCATCCGTTGTGCGCATTCGATTGCCGACTTCTCGGAGAAGTTGGGAATTTCCAGGAACAACATCATTGCAACAATGAAGGAAACCGAGCTGTTCGCCGTCGAAGCCGCCGATGTAGCTATGCAGGCCATTGCCGATGGCGTCGCCCGTGTCAACCTCACGTGGCAGCAAGTCTACGATACCGCCCTTGCGGATATCAAGGCTAGCCGCAAGCTGACTGATGACATGATGAAGCTCGGTCACATCCAAGAGCCTCCCCAGAGTATGCTTCAGGAAGCCTTGGACAAAGCAATAGCGGAAATAAAGAAAAAATAA
- a CDS encoding fimbrillin family protein — MKKSPIAMLALIVLVLVLSSCIQDLHPPVAQKAVIAFSARVVGNPDSSWEWEEGDEIGLYMVSTGESVEPGNILNGVVNYPYTYDSLTGKFWGDAFFPADGTEVDLFAYYPYQDTPELNEGSAYIYKVDVRNQANPYEDDLIFARVEGVGRDVPVDVDLTFQHKLSKLTLEISAGAGLETGDLAGLSVRYYSMPTTADINFENGSISNEQTDAAGGKVPVNAAGTAGVAIIVPHDGGTYPDRTMVFTLLDGRTYTWNIPDAKGFEAGYHSTYSVKLTGWGIEVNPVGVTTWTKGGSSSFGSDYTGIGTVDDPYMIYTAHGLMHLLETYGSTSGIYYELVHDIELGEYLATNDLTWPNVVFNGFFDGKSHVVNGLRITSSAANVGFFGMITDTATVNNLGLTNVVVRGTNTGGSYIVGGLAGVNMGMIEDCFVSGHVEGDGTAYAGGLVGMNGGVIRNSTGYAMVKGNMAGGLAAINDTDEGAGEITDSKVIAESIHGVRFAGGFVADNSGVITDSHAIVRNVNSSIADGYAGGFVGRNYNRDITDSYAVSNRVSGAYAGGFAGYIEAGEISFLPESPRVDTIAGTVDGRLYAGGFVGSNKSGSIENVSTVFDRVVTTGYNSSDSHTGSAGGFVGRSFNSGSSIVDSSAKGRGASSLVEGWMNVGGFAGVNDDGASIENCFVEMPEGKVTIAGEVMLVRIGGFVGYLNSATISDSWTDIGEIDAETLVTRSLLSVGGFVGLQEGGDTTSITNSTAVIDTISSTDSTMLFTGGFVGYMHDSGTISHAGSSAIYPTAKVGSITVSGSDSATTTIHTGGFAGYVANSSLITGITVVVTGSIDGGASVGGFAGTISNTDVSDVRVVMNGSVKGGDLVGGFAGQIMNGAHIEEIRIYVEEDIVSTGTGTGSAVGGFAALMSGSQTEIMKSRVEVGGGIHGHANIGGFVGRVPYNSGVPQKIEESAAIVTGSIYKDVGSTGGYAGGFIGEQYNADISQCSVLIEEEIIGNNSNATGGFVGAFNSGNVSNSYVRVRDITGSTSSYVGGFFGLHSSQSGIITNSYVVTGSIVGGSYVGGFGGLLFYDLGNLRSLAAIITEKIEALDTNPHMGVFIGSRTGLPSTNPSLSSRRYASDPASPPPALVWTGNNQGTDFTSSEVTLVQNSDFSNPSFWLNPLNWTADETWSAGIWNFATGDGYPVLKNAPVP; from the coding sequence ATGAAGAAGTCCCCTATAGCAATGCTGGCTCTTATTGTACTCGTATTAGTGTTGTCCTCCTGCATCCAGGATCTGCATCCGCCGGTCGCACAGAAGGCGGTCATAGCCTTCTCCGCTCGTGTGGTGGGGAATCCTGACAGCTCATGGGAGTGGGAAGAGGGAGATGAGATAGGGCTGTACATGGTTTCCACAGGTGAGAGTGTGGAGCCGGGGAACATCCTGAACGGCGTGGTGAACTACCCCTACACGTATGATTCCCTGACGGGGAAGTTCTGGGGGGACGCCTTCTTTCCGGCAGACGGCACCGAGGTGGATTTGTTTGCCTATTATCCCTACCAAGATACCCCAGAGCTGAACGAAGGGTCCGCATACATCTACAAGGTGGACGTAAGGAACCAGGCGAATCCGTATGAGGATGACCTAATCTTCGCGCGTGTGGAAGGGGTGGGCAGGGACGTGCCCGTAGACGTTGATCTCACCTTCCAGCACAAGCTTTCCAAGCTGACGCTGGAGATCAGCGCGGGAGCAGGGCTGGAAACGGGTGACCTTGCGGGGCTGAGCGTGCGTTACTACAGCATGCCAACCACAGCGGACATTAATTTTGAAAATGGAAGCATAAGCAACGAACAGACGGATGCGGCAGGAGGAAAAGTGCCGGTGAACGCGGCGGGGACGGCAGGAGTGGCGATTATCGTGCCGCATGATGGAGGCACCTATCCAGATAGGACGATGGTCTTCACGCTTTTGGACGGGAGGACGTATACGTGGAACATCCCGGACGCTAAGGGTTTCGAGGCGGGATACCACAGCACCTACAGTGTGAAGCTCACGGGGTGGGGCATTGAGGTGAATCCGGTGGGCGTGACGACGTGGACGAAAGGGGGAAGTAGTTCTTTTGGGAGTGACTACACGGGAATTGGAACGGTGGATGACCCTTACATGATATATACGGCCCATGGGCTGATGCACCTGCTGGAGACATACGGCAGTACGTCCGGCATTTACTACGAGCTAGTCCATGACATAGAGCTGGGGGAATACCTGGCAACAAATGACCTGACATGGCCGAACGTAGTCTTCAACGGGTTTTTCGACGGGAAGTCCCATGTGGTCAACGGGCTGCGGATTACGTCTTCGGCGGCAAATGTAGGTTTCTTTGGGATGATAACCGATACTGCAACCGTGAATAACCTTGGCCTGACGAACGTGGTGGTCAGAGGAACTAATACAGGTGGCAGTTATATAGTTGGCGGCTTGGCGGGTGTGAATATGGGGATGATAGAGGACTGCTTCGTGAGCGGGCATGTGGAAGGTGATGGAACGGCTTATGCCGGCGGCTTGGTCGGGATGAACGGGGGAGTCATCAGAAATTCCACGGGCTATGCGATGGTCAAAGGAAACATGGCGGGAGGGCTGGCCGCCATTAATGACACAGATGAAGGGGCAGGAGAGATAACGGACAGCAAGGTCATCGCCGAGAGCATCCATGGCGTACGGTTTGCGGGAGGTTTTGTAGCTGACAACAGTGGCGTGATAACAGACAGCCATGCCATTGTCAGGAACGTGAACAGCTCCATAGCGGACGGTTATGCCGGAGGGTTCGTAGGGCGCAACTACAACAGGGATATAACGGACAGCTATGCCGTGAGCAATAGGGTGAGCGGCGCATATGCTGGTGGTTTCGCAGGATACATTGAAGCTGGAGAGATCTCTTTCCTCCCGGAGTCACCTCGCGTCGATACCATCGCAGGTACGGTGGACGGCAGGCTATATGCCGGAGGCTTTGTCGGCAGTAATAAAAGTGGTTCCATCGAGAATGTATCGACAGTCTTTGATCGGGTGGTCACCACCGGTTATAACAGCAGTGATAGCCACACTGGTTCGGCAGGAGGGTTCGTCGGGCGCTCCTTCAATTCGGGGAGCAGTATAGTTGACAGCAGTGCCAAGGGCAGGGGAGCTTCCTCCTTGGTGGAAGGATGGATGAATGTCGGTGGTTTTGCAGGAGTCAACGATGACGGAGCGAGTATCGAAAACTGTTTCGTGGAGATGCCGGAAGGGAAAGTCACAATCGCAGGAGAGGTTATGCTTGTCCGTATCGGTGGTTTTGTGGGATATCTCAATTCTGCGACGATAAGCGATTCATGGACAGACATTGGCGAGATTGACGCAGAAACATTGGTTACAAGAAGTCTTCTTAGTGTTGGTGGTTTTGTCGGTCTCCAAGAAGGTGGTGACACGACATCCATAACAAATTCGACCGCCGTGATAGATACCATATCTTCCACTGATAGTACTATGTTGTTTACAGGCGGCTTCGTTGGCTATATGCATGATAGTGGGACAATCAGCCATGCTGGAAGCTCGGCGATATATCCGACAGCGAAAGTCGGGAGCATTACCGTTTCCGGATCGGATTCAGCTACCACTACCATTCACACGGGAGGTTTCGCCGGATATGTTGCCAACTCTTCCTTGATAACCGGCATCACGGTTGTTGTGACCGGTTCCATCGACGGAGGTGCCTCCGTCGGCGGTTTCGCCGGAACCATCAGCAACACCGATGTATCTGACGTCAGAGTTGTCATGAACGGCTCCGTCAAAGGAGGCGACTTAGTCGGCGGCTTCGCTGGACAAATCATGAATGGTGCGCATATTGAAGAAATCAGAATCTATGTTGAAGAAGACATCGTCAGCACAGGCACAGGCACAGGGTCGGCGGTCGGAGGCTTTGCCGCACTGATGAGCGGAAGTCAAACTGAAATCATGAAGAGCCGTGTGGAAGTCGGAGGGGGCATTCATGGGCATGCCAATATAGGCGGATTCGTGGGAAGGGTGCCGTACAATAGTGGAGTGCCGCAGAAAATAGAGGAAAGCGCGGCAATCGTCACGGGTAGCATATACAAAGACGTCGGAAGTACAGGAGGATACGCCGGTGGGTTCATCGGAGAGCAGTACAATGCGGACATCTCGCAATGTTCTGTACTGATAGAGGAAGAAATCATTGGTAATAATTCGAATGCAACCGGAGGCTTTGTAGGAGCTTTTAACAGTGGGAATGTGTCTAACTCCTACGTCCGTGTTCGTGACATTACGGGCAGTACTTCATCTTATGTGGGAGGATTCTTCGGATTACATTCCAGCCAGAGCGGTATTATCACCAACTCTTACGTCGTCACCGGATCCATCGTAGGAGGGTCCTACGTCGGCGGATTCGGCGGTCTGTTGTTCTATGACCTGGGAAATCTAAGGAGCCTCGCTGCGATAATCACGGAGAAGATTGAGGCGCTGGATACCAATCCCCATATGGGGGTCTTTATCGGTTCCCGTACCGGACTCCCCTCCACGAACCCCTCTCTTTCATCCCGCCGCTATGCTTCTGACCCTGCCTCCCCGCCACCAGCGTTGGTATGGACGGGAAACAATCAGGGCACTGATTTTACTTCCAGTGAAGTGACACTGGTTCAGAACAGTGACTTCAGCAATCCGTCCTTCTGGCTTAATCCCCTTAACTGGACTGCGGACGAGACATGGAGTGCGGGAATTTGGAATTTCGCTACCGGTGACGGATATCCTGTGTTGAAGAATGCTCCTGTACCCTGA
- a CDS encoding HAD family hydrolase has translation MAWWRENGIKVVCFDIDGTLYPKTILNRKMLATLFPHALTALRFMKMRSLFRQSQNAVPTVPATLEGMRRRQAQLVLQRRGMPATEENLSRVEDAFVRHIYGRWEESYHNLRPFPHVKDAMVQMKDNGMLLGVMSDFPVAGKIDSMGMSALVDVAVSSEESGYLKPHPAAFSYLLEKMGNPNPSVVLYIGDSYDKDVEGAYGMGMKSCLLAERRSIGGGKRTDFPHADLICTSWADFSRQFF, from the coding sequence ATGGCGTGGTGGAGAGAAAATGGTATCAAAGTCGTATGTTTTGATATCGACGGGACTTTGTATCCCAAGACGATACTTAACAGGAAGATGCTTGCCACCCTCTTTCCCCATGCACTGACCGCCTTACGCTTCATGAAAATGCGTTCGCTGTTCCGCCAGTCTCAAAATGCGGTTCCCACCGTTCCCGCGACATTGGAGGGCATGCGACGCCGCCAGGCGCAACTTGTATTGCAGAGGCGGGGCATGCCTGCGACTGAAGAAAATCTTTCTCGTGTGGAAGATGCGTTCGTGCGGCATATATATGGGCGTTGGGAGGAATCATACCATAATCTCCGTCCTTTCCCTCATGTGAAGGATGCCATGGTGCAGATGAAGGACAACGGCATGCTCTTGGGCGTGATGAGTGACTTTCCTGTTGCGGGGAAGATTGACAGCATGGGGATGTCCGCTCTGGTCGATGTTGCGGTGAGCAGCGAGGAATCAGGGTATCTCAAGCCTCATCCTGCCGCATTCTCATATCTTTTGGAAAAAATGGGAAATCCTAATCCCTCGGTTGTGTTATACATTGGTGACAGTTATGATAAGGATGTCGAGGGAGCGTATGGAATGGGCATGAAAAGCTGCCTCCTTGCTGAAAGACGTTCAATCGGCGGCGGGAAGCGAACCGACTTTCCCCATGCGGATTTGATTTGTACGTCTTGGGCGGACTTTTCCCGACAGTTCTTTTGA